A portion of the Clostridium gelidum genome contains these proteins:
- the cbiG gene encoding cobalt-precorrin 5A hydrolase, protein MEKSNSLSEDVNCKNKEIDNKRIDNEKNDDVAFGYSEKSISIVCPSPKGKEIALKLQQHLNAKLYIKESHNEDFKLNDITKEVMKTSKGVIFIASTGIAVRAIATFLEGKDKDPGVVVVDLSSKYAINILSGHLGGGNELTLRVAQILNVQSIITTATDNLDLIAPDVLAKDNNLIIEDLKKAKYIASLLVEEKTIGIKDEYDMIKISKGYEKIQGLKENCIWITHDLEKNIIQGKLDYSKILRLIKKDVVLGIGCRRGTPYEKLYDFINNSLLKYNLDIRAVAYIVSVDVKSNEEGIIKLSQKINCPFKTFEREEIKTVQDKYEKSEFVLKTLGITGVCEPCVDLAGAEVIVSKVKHEGMTLAIGVLKNT, encoded by the coding sequence ATGGAGAAAAGCAATTCTTTGAGCGAAGATGTTAATTGTAAGAATAAAGAAATAGATAATAAGAGAATTGATAATGAGAAAAATGATGACGTAGCTTTTGGATATTCTGAAAAGAGCATAAGCATAGTTTGTCCATCGCCTAAAGGAAAAGAAATAGCTTTAAAACTGCAACAACACTTAAATGCAAAACTTTATATAAAAGAAAGTCATAATGAAGATTTTAAATTAAATGACATTACAAAAGAAGTTATGAAAACTTCAAAAGGAGTTATATTTATCGCTTCAACAGGAATTGCAGTAAGAGCAATTGCAACATTTTTAGAAGGTAAAGATAAAGATCCAGGAGTTGTAGTAGTTGATTTATCATCTAAATATGCAATAAATATTTTAAGTGGACATTTAGGCGGAGGCAATGAACTTACACTTAGAGTAGCACAAATTCTAAATGTTCAATCTATTATAACTACAGCAACTGATAATTTGGATTTAATTGCACCTGATGTCCTTGCAAAAGATAACAATTTAATCATAGAAGATTTAAAGAAGGCTAAGTATATAGCTTCACTTTTGGTAGAGGAAAAAACAATTGGAATAAAAGATGAATATGATATGATTAAAATTAGTAAGGGATATGAGAAAATTCAAGGTTTAAAAGAAAATTGCATTTGGATAACTCATGATTTAGAGAAGAATATTATCCAGGGGAAGTTAGATTATTCTAAGATATTAAGACTAATAAAAAAAGATGTGGTTTTAGGAATTGGCTGTAGAAGAGGTACACCTTATGAAAAATTATATGATTTTATAAATAATAGTTTGCTAAAATATAATTTAGATATAAGAGCAGTGGCATATATAGTCTCTGTGGATGTAAAATCAAATGAAGAGGGAATTATTAAATTATCACAAAAGATTAATTGCCCATTTAAAACCTTTGAAAGAGAAGAAATAAAAACTGTTCAAGATAAATATGAAAAAAGTGAATTTGTACTAAAAACTCTTGGAATAACTGGAGTTTGTGAACCTTGCGTAGATCTTGCAGGAGCAGAAGTTATTGTAAGTAAAGTAAAGCATGAGGGGATGACTCTAGCTATAGGAGTACTGAAAAATACTTAG
- the cobM gene encoding precorrin-4 C(11)-methyltransferase, whose protein sequence is MIYFIGAGPGAVDLITVKGRDLLERADVVVYAGSLVSKEHLEYCRHDVQVYNSANMTLEDVMEIMTMEEQMGKLVVRLHTGDPSIYGAIREQMVELDRVNISYEVVPGVSSFTGAAAAINREFTLPGVSQTVILTRVEGRTPVPENEDLEALASIGASMAIFLSISMIDKVVEKLRKGYKKNVAIAVVERATWSDQRIIMGHLDDIAEKVKESNITKCAQILVGDFIDSDFENSLLYDKNFSHMYRDAEDTK, encoded by the coding sequence ATGATTTATTTTATAGGTGCAGGTCCTGGAGCTGTTGATTTGATAACAGTTAAGGGGAGAGATTTATTAGAAAGAGCAGATGTTGTAGTATATGCTGGCTCTTTAGTTTCTAAGGAACATTTAGAATATTGTAGACATGATGTCCAAGTTTACAATTCTGCAAATATGACTTTAGAAGATGTAATGGAAATTATGACAATGGAAGAGCAAATGGGTAAATTAGTTGTAAGATTACATACAGGCGATCCATCAATTTATGGAGCTATAAGAGAACAAATGGTGGAGCTCGATAGAGTTAATATTTCTTATGAAGTTGTACCAGGGGTTAGTTCATTTACAGGAGCAGCAGCAGCAATTAATAGAGAATTTACTTTGCCGGGAGTATCTCAAACTGTTATTTTAACAAGGGTTGAAGGGAGAACTCCAGTTCCAGAAAATGAAGATCTTGAAGCGTTAGCATCCATTGGAGCATCAATGGCAATATTTTTATCAATTTCTATGATTGATAAGGTTGTTGAAAAATTAAGAAAAGGATATAAAAAAAATGTTGCTATAGCTGTAGTGGAAAGAGCAACGTGGTCAGATCAAAGAATAATAATGGGTCATTTAGATGATATAGCAGAAAAAGTTAAAGAAAGCAATATAACTAAGTGTGCTCAAATATTAGTTGGAGATTTTATTGATAGTGACTTTGAAAATAGTTTATTATATGATAAGAATTTTTCACATATGTATAGGGATGCTGAGGATACAAAATAA
- a CDS encoding cobalt-factor II C(20)-methyltransferase has product MATLYGIGVGPGDSELLTVKAVRTIEKCQVIVAPCATEDGESIALETVREYIKPGTEVIIKHFPMGKKDRVIKALEAYEFIECRLKEGKDVVFLTIGDPYVYSTYSHMLKHVRDCGFEVQTIPGITSFCAAASLVNKTLVVGDEKLVVMPATKACEITDEKFVIIMKLYKHEEEVLDILEEKGFDYVYASRVGREGEMVSTEREEILQLRDYMSLIIASRN; this is encoded by the coding sequence ATGGCAACATTATACGGAATAGGGGTAGGACCTGGAGATTCAGAACTACTAACAGTTAAGGCAGTAAGAACTATAGAAAAGTGTCAAGTTATAGTTGCGCCATGTGCAACAGAAGATGGTGAAAGTATTGCACTTGAGACTGTTAGAGAATATATAAAACCAGGAACGGAAGTAATTATAAAGCATTTTCCAATGGGAAAAAAGGATAGAGTTATAAAAGCATTGGAAGCTTATGAATTTATAGAATGTAGACTTAAAGAAGGAAAAGATGTTGTATTTTTAACAATTGGAGATCCTTATGTTTACAGTACATATAGTCACATGTTAAAGCATGTTAGAGATTGTGGATTTGAAGTACAAACAATTCCAGGAATAACATCATTTTGTGCAGCAGCAAGTTTAGTTAATAAAACTTTAGTAGTTGGTGATGAAAAATTAGTAGTTATGCCAGCAACTAAGGCATGTGAAATAACTGATGAAAAGTTTGTTATAATAATGAAGTTATATAAACATGAAGAAGAGGTACTTGACATTTTAGAAGAAAAAGGTTTCGATTATGTTTACGCAAGTAGAGTTGGAAGAGAAGGCGAAATGGTTTCAACGGAGCGAGAAGAGATATTACAACTTAGAGATTATATGTCTTTAATTATAGCAAGCAGAAATTAG
- the cbiT gene encoding precorrin-6Y C5,15-methyltransferase (decarboxylating) subunit CbiT yields the protein MVIIKDEEFIRGNCPMTKEDIRILSIVKMNLNENSLVLDVGSGTGSITVQAAKIAKNGKVLAIEKEDEAFEVTESNVRKFECDNVKIMKKEASKVLDNLISQNLKFDSVFIGGSSGNLEEIMLKVNSVLIKNGTIVMNFITLDNACKAIEIIKTLNYKFEVSLINISKNRENTLMMIANNPIYIIQCIRG from the coding sequence ATGGTTATTATAAAAGATGAAGAATTTATTAGAGGAAATTGCCCAATGACAAAGGAAGATATAAGAATACTTTCGATTGTGAAGATGAATTTAAACGAAAATTCTTTAGTTTTGGATGTGGGAAGCGGAACAGGAAGTATTACAGTTCAAGCAGCTAAGATTGCAAAAAATGGCAAGGTACTAGCAATAGAAAAAGAAGATGAAGCTTTTGAAGTTACTGAAAGTAATGTTAGAAAGTTTGAGTGTGATAATGTGAAAATAATGAAAAAAGAAGCAAGTAAGGTATTAGATAATTTAATTTCACAAAATCTAAAGTTTGATTCAGTATTTATTGGTGGGAGCAGTGGAAATTTAGAAGAGATAATGCTTAAAGTCAATTCTGTTCTAATTAAAAATGGAACAATAGTTATGAATTTTATTACTTTAGATAATGCATGTAAAGCAATTGAAATTATTAAAACTTTAAATTATAAATTTGAAGTTTCACTAATTAATATAAGTAAAAATCGTGAAAATACATTGATGATGATAGCAAATAATCCTATATATATAATTCAGTGTATTAGAGGTTAA
- the cbiE gene encoding precorrin-6y C5,15-methyltransferase (decarboxylating) subunit CbiE — translation MIYIVGLGPGHKDYIMIKALEIMNKSDIIIGFKRAIDSLNFIDKKKIYINKLNDIDKFIDSEENRDKNISIVASGDPTFYGITNYIKSKTVLEIDVIPGISSFQYLTCKLKMPWNNAYLGSLHGRKQEFLEKINNNELSIWLTDKENNPSALCKTLHEAQINCKVIIGENLSYKDEIISEGSPKDFLSENYSPLSIFIVNRYNEM, via the coding sequence ATGATTTATATTGTAGGGCTTGGACCTGGACATAAGGATTATATTATGATTAAAGCTTTGGAAATAATGAATAAGTCTGATATTATAATTGGATTTAAAAGAGCAATAGATTCATTAAATTTCATTGATAAGAAGAAAATTTACATAAATAAGTTAAATGATATTGATAAGTTTATAGATAGTGAAGAAAATAGAGATAAGAATATTTCGATTGTTGCATCCGGAGATCCAACCTTTTATGGTATAACTAATTATATAAAAAGTAAAACTGTTTTAGAAATTGATGTGATACCAGGAATTAGCTCATTTCAATATTTAACTTGTAAGCTTAAGATGCCATGGAATAATGCATATTTAGGTAGTCTTCATGGAAGAAAACAAGAATTTTTAGAGAAGATTAATAATAATGAATTAAGTATTTGGCTTACAGACAAAGAAAATAATCCATCTGCGCTATGTAAAACTTTGCATGAAGCTCAAATTAATTGTAAAGTAATAATTGGAGAAAATTTATCTTATAAAGATGAAATTATAAGCGAAGGAAGTCCAAAAGACTTTTTAAGTGAAAATTATAGTCCACTAAGTATTTTTATAGTTAATAGATACAATGAAATGTAA
- the cbiD gene encoding cobalt-precorrin-5B (C(1))-methyltransferase CbiD produces the protein MFEMYIETGGKKLRCGYTTGSCSAGAAKAATMILFNEAETLREIEITSPKGINITMNIESIVKYDDYVECTILKYSGDDPDSTRGIEIKAKVKKIGTVDNTQCTDKSKDEVTHNSQCKLDDDFNEIEDADMVVLKGGIGVGTVTKDGLFVPKGQPAINPVPRKMIKDEVMKVLPKKERVEVTISVPQGIEIAKKTFNPRLGIEGGISILGTTGIVYPMSEESLKASIKLEITQKALNNERLILTFGSLGDNYSKELGFKEDEIVICSNFIGFALETCVSCKVKSIIIVGHIGKMSKIAYGCFNTHSRVNGVRLEVVGLELALLGYDISLVKKVLEEKTCEGAVKMLGLGYSKLYENIGKKIVAKISEYVYGELEVEAVMYYGASKPNLLWKSDGIDKGNIHRRMQK, from the coding sequence ATGTTTGAGATGTATATTGAGACTGGTGGAAAAAAATTAAGATGTGGATATACTACTGGTTCGTGTAGTGCGGGAGCTGCAAAGGCTGCTACTATGATTCTTTTTAATGAAGCAGAAACATTAAGGGAAATAGAAATAACATCTCCAAAAGGAATTAATATAACAATGAATATAGAATCTATAGTGAAATATGATGATTATGTTGAATGTACTATTTTAAAATATAGTGGTGATGATCCAGATAGTACAAGGGGAATTGAAATAAAGGCAAAGGTTAAAAAAATTGGGACAGTTGATAATACACAATGTACAGACAAAAGTAAAGATGAAGTAACTCATAATTCGCAGTGCAAACTGGATGATGATTTTAATGAAATTGAAGATGCAGATATGGTTGTACTCAAAGGTGGCATTGGTGTTGGGACTGTTACTAAGGATGGACTTTTTGTACCTAAGGGGCAGCCTGCTATTAATCCTGTTCCAAGAAAGATGATAAAAGATGAAGTAATGAAGGTTTTACCTAAGAAAGAAAGGGTTGAAGTAACAATTTCGGTACCACAAGGAATAGAAATTGCTAAAAAAACTTTTAATCCAAGGCTTGGGATTGAAGGTGGAATTTCAATACTTGGGACAACAGGAATTGTTTATCCAATGTCAGAAGAATCCCTTAAGGCATCTATAAAATTAGAAATTACTCAAAAAGCTTTAAATAATGAAAGATTAATTTTAACTTTTGGAAGTTTAGGCGATAATTATAGCAAGGAGCTTGGATTTAAAGAAGACGAAATTGTTATATGCTCAAACTTTATAGGCTTTGCACTAGAAACTTGTGTTTCATGCAAAGTTAAGTCTATTATTATAGTTGGACATATAGGTAAGATGAGCAAAATAGCTTATGGTTGCTTTAATACCCATAGTAGAGTAAATGGAGTAAGGCTTGAAGTTGTTGGATTGGAGCTTGCACTTCTTGGATATGATATTTCGCTTGTTAAAAAAGTTCTTGAGGAAAAGACTTGTGAAGGTGCAGTTAAGATGCTAGGCTTAGGATATTCAAAACTTTATGAAAACATTGGAAAGAAGATTGTTGCTAAAATTAGTGAATATGTTTATGGAGAATTAGAAGTTGAAGCAGTTATGTATTATGGAGCATCAAAACCTAATTTGCTTTGGAAGTCAGATGGAATTGATAAGGGGAATATTCACAGGAGGATGCAAAAATGA
- a CDS encoding winged helix-turn-helix transcriptional regulator: MIEFKGIDYNCSMELTLDIIGGKWKPIIIWHLGKKTMRFNELKRSLPNITQKMLTQQLRALEESQLINRVSYNQVPPKVEYSLTDYGRSLLPVLTDLCEWAINYSNLIRCENTYRQETK; this comes from the coding sequence ATGATAGAATTTAAAGGCATTGATTATAATTGTTCTATGGAATTAACATTAGATATTATAGGAGGTAAATGGAAACCTATTATTATTTGGCATTTAGGTAAAAAAACTATGCGTTTTAATGAGTTGAAAAGAAGTTTACCTAATATCACACAAAAAATGTTAACTCAACAGCTTAGAGCATTAGAAGAAAGTCAGTTAATTAATAGGGTTAGTTATAATCAAGTTCCACCTAAAGTGGAATATTCACTTACTGATTATGGAAGAAGTCTTTTGCCAGTTCTAACTGATCTTTGTGAGTGGGCAATTAATTATTCTAATTTAATTAGATGTGAAAATACATACAGACAAGAAACAAAATAA
- a CDS encoding nitroreductase family protein, with product MNLINVNQSKCIKCGLCSKVCPSGVLSINKTGPNVTNANSCIACGQCVAVCPNGALDNIKSPIADQIDIENFPVINSKTAEHFLRSRRSIRCYKDAPVPRENLLELINIAHYAPTASNSQGISYVIVENKTILKKAINIIYEWMEKQLENPSHWSFQRHVQTHKTTGMDTVLRNSPHLILATAPKEFKNGRENTISQLTYAELYATSIGLGSCWAGLFEMCAFSNFVPLLSLFNIPEDRVITGAVMVGYPKYKYKKLVERNPLDVTFIN from the coding sequence ATGAATTTAATCAATGTAAACCAATCAAAATGTATTAAATGTGGGCTTTGTTCAAAAGTATGTCCAAGTGGAGTTTTATCTATAAACAAAACCGGACCTAATGTAACTAATGCAAATAGCTGTATTGCTTGTGGACAATGTGTTGCTGTATGTCCTAATGGAGCACTAGATAATATAAAATCCCCTATAGCCGACCAAATTGACATAGAAAACTTTCCAGTTATAAATTCAAAAACTGCAGAGCATTTTCTTAGATCTCGTCGTTCAATACGTTGTTATAAAGATGCACCTGTACCTAGAGAAAATTTATTAGAATTAATTAATATTGCACATTATGCACCTACTGCCAGTAACAGCCAAGGCATTTCTTATGTAATAGTGGAAAATAAAACGATATTGAAAAAGGCTATAAACATTATTTATGAATGGATGGAAAAGCAACTTGAAAATCCATCTCATTGGAGTTTTCAAAGACATGTTCAAACTCATAAGACTACCGGAATGGATACCGTGTTACGTAATTCTCCACATCTTATCCTAGCAACAGCTCCAAAAGAATTTAAAAATGGAAGAGAAAATACTATTTCTCAGCTTACCTATGCTGAACTATATGCAACTTCCATTGGACTTGGTTCTTGCTGGGCTGGACTATTTGAAATGTGTGCATTTTCAAACTTTGTACCACTGCTTTCTCTATTTAATATACCTGAAGACAGAGTTATAACAGGTGCTGTTATGGTTGGATATCCAAAATATAAATATAAGAAACTAGTAGAGAGAAATCCATTAGATGTTACATTTATTAATTAA
- the dcd gene encoding dCTP deaminase — translation MILSGKEIKNKLGKEIVIEPFTEKQLNPNSYNLRLHNELLVYDETILDMKKQNKVKKMVIPEEGLILEPGKLYLGRTLEYTETDKYVPMLEGRSSIGRLGLFIHVTAGFGDVGFRGYWTLEIFCVQPIRIYSGVELCQIYYHSIEGDYDMYCSGKYQNNEEVQASLLYKDFE, via the coding sequence ATGATACTTTCAGGAAAAGAAATAAAAAATAAGTTGGGAAAAGAAATAGTAATTGAACCATTTACCGAGAAACAACTTAATCCGAATAGTTATAATTTAAGGTTGCATAATGAACTACTTGTTTATGATGAAACAATTTTAGATATGAAAAAACAAAATAAAGTAAAAAAGATGGTTATACCTGAAGAGGGTTTGATTTTAGAACCAGGAAAATTATATCTTGGTAGAACATTAGAATATACAGAAACAGATAAGTATGTGCCAATGCTAGAAGGAAGATCTTCAATTGGAAGACTAGGATTATTTATACACGTTACTGCTGGATTTGGTGATGTGGGTTTTCGTGGATATTGGACATTAGAAATATTTTGTGTTCAACCAATAAGAATTTATTCGGGAGTTGAATTATGTCAAATATATTATCACAGCATTGAAGGCGATTATGATATGTATTGTAGTGGGAAATATCAAAATAATGAAGAAGTTCAGGCAAGTCTTTTGTATAAGGATTTCGAGTAG
- a CDS encoding precorrin-8X methylmutase — MDYLKDPMGIEKRSFEIIGEEMGAHSFTEEELLIVKRTIHTTADFEYKDLVEISKNAIETAKNLFSRGVKIYTDTNMALNGINKMALAKTNSNVICYVNEESVHKEAKEKNITRSMAAVERACNDNVDIFVFGNAPTALFRLKELIKEGRANPKLIIAVPVGFVGAAESKENMDELKIPYIRVKGRKGGSTVAASIVNALMYMVAPR, encoded by the coding sequence ATGGATTATTTAAAAGATCCTATGGGCATTGAAAAAAGAAGTTTTGAAATTATTGGAGAGGAAATGGGAGCGCATTCATTTACAGAAGAAGAATTATTAATAGTTAAGAGGACAATTCATACTACTGCTGATTTTGAATATAAAGATTTAGTGGAAATAAGTAAGAATGCAATTGAAACTGCAAAGAATCTTTTTAGTCGTGGTGTTAAAATTTATACAGATACTAATATGGCTTTAAATGGGATTAACAAAATGGCATTAGCTAAAACTAATAGTAATGTTATTTGTTATGTTAATGAAGAAAGTGTACATAAAGAGGCTAAAGAAAAAAACATAACTAGAAGTATGGCAGCAGTTGAAAGAGCTTGTAATGATAATGTAGATATTTTCGTTTTTGGAAATGCACCAACTGCACTTTTTAGACTGAAGGAATTAATAAAAGAAGGAAGAGCAAATCCAAAGCTAATAATAGCAGTACCAGTAGGCTTTGTTGGAGCAGCAGAAAGTAAAGAAAATATGGATGAATTAAAAATTCCTTATATAAGAGTCAAGGGAAGAAAAGGTGGAAGTACTGTTGCAGCATCAATAGTTAATGCACTAATGTATATGGTTGCTCCGAGATAA
- a CDS encoding cobyrinate a,c-diamide synthase has protein sequence MKSIIISSNCSGGGKTTFTLGLMKALKNRKLEVQGYKVGPDYIDPAFHTEVTKKASRNLDTFLMGEEGTIKSYIKGSGDVGIIEGVMGLYDGIGVSEKGSTYEISKLLGNMPIILVLSPKGQSASLCAEINGFKNYRNANIVGIVLNSISEKYYKLLKYAIEENCETKVFGYIPKDHKISLNSRHLGLVQSMEILNLQEKLDICGKLIEEYVDLDGIISGMQEFQINNEFELKYESVVNKEFKWNNKFKTSKEKNKFADKPLRIGVALDKAFSFYYKDNLELLEELGEIIYFSPINDKDLPQKLDFLYIGGGYPEVFKKELEDNYSMRNSIKEALDNGLRCYAECGGLMYLTKSIDGAQMVGFFDGESVMTNKLQNFGYCKVKIDKKYFDEKLVIEEDFEINAHEFHKSQVNLNEKNVYEIEKMKYDGEIIKWQCGYFKENTLAGYAHINFLGNMELMKTLVNIR, from the coding sequence ATGAAATCTATAATCATTTCTTCAAATTGTAGTGGTGGCGGAAAAACGACTTTTACCCTTGGACTTATGAAAGCACTTAAAAATAGAAAATTAGAGGTTCAAGGATATAAAGTTGGACCAGATTATATCGATCCAGCATTCCACACTGAGGTAACAAAAAAAGCGTCAAGAAATCTTGATACTTTTTTAATGGGTGAAGAAGGTACTATAAAAAGTTATATTAAAGGTAGTGGAGATGTTGGAATAATTGAAGGGGTAATGGGCTTGTACGATGGAATTGGAGTATCCGAAAAAGGTTCAACATATGAAATTTCAAAACTTTTAGGAAATATGCCAATTATATTAGTATTGTCTCCAAAGGGCCAAAGTGCAAGTTTGTGTGCTGAAATTAATGGCTTTAAGAATTATAGAAATGCCAATATTGTAGGCATTGTATTAAATTCTATTAGTGAAAAATATTATAAATTATTAAAGTATGCAATAGAAGAAAACTGCGAAACTAAAGTGTTTGGATACATTCCTAAAGATCATAAAATAAGTTTAAACAGTAGGCATTTAGGGCTTGTACAAAGCATGGAAATACTTAATCTTCAAGAAAAATTAGATATTTGCGGTAAATTAATTGAAGAATATGTGGACTTAGATGGAATTATAAGTGGAATGCAGGAATTTCAGATAAACAATGAGTTTGAATTAAAATATGAATCTGTAGTAAATAAAGAATTTAAATGGAACAATAAATTTAAAACAAGTAAGGAAAAGAACAAATTTGCAGATAAACCGTTAAGAATTGGTGTTGCTTTAGATAAGGCATTTAGTTTTTATTATAAAGATAACTTAGAACTTTTAGAGGAACTTGGAGAAATAATTTATTTTAGCCCAATTAATGATAAAGATTTACCACAAAAGCTAGATTTTTTATATATAGGTGGAGGATATCCAGAGGTATTTAAAAAGGAATTAGAAGATAATTATTCTATGCGAAATAGTATAAAGGAAGCTTTGGACAATGGATTAAGATGTTATGCAGAATGTGGTGGGCTTATGTATTTAACAAAATCAATAGATGGAGCACAAATGGTTGGCTTTTTTGATGGAGAAAGTGTAATGACAAACAAACTTCAAAATTTTGGATATTGCAAGGTTAAGATTGATAAAAAATACTTTGATGAAAAACTTGTAATAGAAGAAGACTTTGAAATAAATGCTCATGAATTTCATAAGTCACAAGTTAACTTAAATGAAAAAAATGTATATGAAATAGAGAAAATGAAGTATGATGGAGAGATTATTAAATGGCAGTGCGGATATTTTAAGGAAAATACATTAGCGGGATATGCACACATAAATTTCCTGGGAAATATGGAATTAATGAAAACTTTAGTTAATATAAGATAG
- a CDS encoding sirohydrochlorin cobaltochelatase, whose protein sequence is MKKAILVVSFGTSHLDALKNSIEKVEDRVRDEFKDYEVFRAFTAHIIIKKLRERDNLIILTPEEALADLKAKGFEEVIVQPLHIIPGEEFDYIKGVVENIKDDFKVIKLGRPIFFYQGMNGLPEDYFLFIDSIKDVLLGEESVVLFGHGTEHPANAVYGMLQTVLIDNGYENVFVATVEGYPTADTVLNKLKNKGIKKTKLVPLLVVAGDHVKNDMASDEEDSLKSILQREGIEVTLHMHGLGEVDKFNELYINRIYDSIHEKYLNAGTTKKLRYKSN, encoded by the coding sequence ATGAAAAAGGCTATTTTAGTAGTAAGTTTTGGAACGAGTCATTTAGATGCGCTTAAAAATTCAATAGAAAAGGTTGAAGATAGAGTTAGGGATGAATTTAAAGATTACGAAGTATTTAGAGCATTTACTGCTCATATTATAATAAAAAAATTAAGAGAAAGAGATAATTTAATCATATTAACTCCAGAAGAAGCTTTAGCAGATTTAAAAGCTAAAGGATTTGAAGAAGTTATAGTTCAACCATTACATATAATTCCGGGAGAAGAATTTGATTACATAAAAGGTGTTGTAGAAAATATAAAAGATGATTTTAAGGTTATTAAACTTGGAAGACCTATATTCTTTTATCAGGGAATGAATGGACTTCCTGAAGATTACTTCTTATTTATAGATAGTATTAAAGATGTTTTACTTGGAGAGGAAAGTGTTGTATTATTTGGACATGGCACTGAACATCCCGCCAATGCAGTGTATGGAATGCTTCAAACTGTTTTAATTGACAATGGTTATGAAAATGTATTTGTAGCAACAGTAGAAGGATATCCAACAGCGGATACTGTATTGAATAAGCTTAAGAATAAAGGAATAAAGAAAACAAAGCTTGTTCCATTATTAGTTGTTGCAGGGGATCATGTGAAAAATGATATGGCATCAGATGAAGAAGATTCTTTAAAGAGTATACTACAAAGAGAAGGAATAGAAGTAACTTTACATATGCATGGACTTGGCGAAGTAGATAAATTTAATGAACTTTATATAAATAGAATTTATGATTCTATTCATGAAAAATATTTAAATGCGGGAACAACTAAGAAACTTAGATATAAAAGCAATTAA